The following are encoded in a window of Candidatus Omnitrophota bacterium genomic DNA:
- a CDS encoding CPBP family intramembrane metalloprotease has protein sequence AVGEGFKNFIPSLMHTEIKFVTFGILISFLSAASEEMAFSGFAYPAFRKKYGILLGLLITASVFWFMHFQLGFPKFFIVNFATHFIPGICYAYLYEKRRSLITPITAHFISNILAKII, from the coding sequence TGCGGTAGGAGAAGGTTTTAAAAATTTTATTCCCTCGTTGATGCATACTGAAATAAAATTTGTTACTTTTGGCATACTTATTAGTTTTTTATCTGCTGCTTCTGAAGAAATGGCATTCAGCGGTTTTGCATATCCAGCATTTCGAAAGAAGTATGGTATTCTGCTCGGTTTATTGATTACCGCATCTGTATTTTGGTTTATGCATTTTCAATTGGGATTCCCAAAGTTTTTCATTGTTAATTTTGCGACACACTTTATTCCGGGTATTTGTTATGCTTATTTATACGAAAAAAGAAGATCATTAATTACTCCTATAACGGCACATTTTATCTCAAATATTTTGGCCAAAATAATTTGA